The following are encoded in a window of Ricinus communis isolate WT05 ecotype wild-type chromosome 4, ASM1957865v1, whole genome shotgun sequence genomic DNA:
- the LOC8269502 gene encoding uncharacterized protein LOC8269502: MCSSATASPPSLFLGATSPRSLIRHRNGPFVLISPYSFLRSKNPRLLRLSASLTDNHPDTTTSSWFSPAYSSTFDVDDGYNGWAVLEHPSPPRSHKNEGLSAILIGGGSCVVAMVAAAAYFSFSRKGFNLKFQSQSHGITSPIESTSDRIEVVSEFIPEAPGEALAPASSQRLERDKVAVLVDSNQLEALSVLKKLKIIEDDVRADELCTRREYARWLVRLNSLLERNPKHRIACLSLCGSILAAFDDVSVEDPDFDSIQALAEAGFIPSKISGSHCCSDTSKGDESFCFHPERFISRQDMINWKAQLEYQFLPRITEQMSRIRVDYMDMKDISSEASSEFLIDLLAADKSIIRKVFGQSRRFQPNKPLTKAQAAVALISGRMSEAVYNEILRVEADNSSRQAALKEIRSELLEKGDIERFWREKNSEERTRGLEVQKLYVTVLHDLEQEKTVQLKALAEYLKERAAMDCQRQLLLHLKEEVDEMSERLTSERAMYVAEQGNLQELLGELQARQEGMLDKKCVLEAEIEAIRILRSWVEDEARKSQARAKVLEEVGRRWKWDNQA, encoded by the exons atgtgcTCGTCAGCTACTGCATCTCCACCTTCTCTCTTCCTTGGCGCCACCAGTCCTCGCTCTCTTATACGCCACCGTAATGGGCcatttgttttaatttcccCATACTCATTTCTCAGATCCAAAAACCCTAGACTCCTTCGCTTATCCGCTTCTCTCACCGATAATCACCCTGACACCACCACCTCCTCTTGGTTCTCTCCCGCTTACTCCTCCACCTTCGACGTCGACGACGGCTATAATGGTTGGGCTGTCCTTGAACATCCTTCTCCTCCTCGGAGCCATAAGAACGAag GATTATCTGCAATTTTGATTGGTGGTGGGAGTTGTGTTGTTGCTAtggttgctgctgctgcttaTTTCTCGTTCTCTAGAAAGG ggtttaatttgaaatttcagAGTCAGTCGCATGGAATTACAAGTCCAATTGAGAGTACGTCAGATAGAATTGAAGTTGTTTCTGAGTTTATACCGGAAGCCCCTGGAGAAGCTCTAGCTCCAG CCTCTTCGCAGAGGCTTGAACGAGATAAAGTGGCAGTTCTTGTGGATTCAAATCAACTGGAAGCTCTATCAGTTCTGAAGAAACTTAAG ATCATTGAAGATGATGTAAGAGCTGATGAATTGTGCACCAGAAGGGAATATGCTAGATGGTTAGTCCGGCTAAATTCATTGTTGGAAAG GAATCCGAAACATAGAATTGCTTGTCTATCACTTTGTGGTTCTATACTTGCTGCTTTTGATGATGTGAGTGTTGAAGATCCTGATTTTGATTCCATCCAag CTCTTGCGGAGGCTGGCTTCATTCCCAGCAAGATATCAGGGAGCCATTGCTGTTCTGACACCTCAAAAGGAGATGAAAGCTTCTGCTTTCACCCTGAGAG GTTTATTTCTCGGCAGGACATGATCAACTGGAAAGCTCAGTTAGAATATCAATTTTTGCCTAGAATAACTGAACag ATGTCAAGGATAAGAGTAGATTATATGGATATGAAGGATATCAGCTCAGAGGCATCATCTGAATTCCTTATCGACTTATTGGCTGCGGACAAGAGCATAATTAGAAAAGTTTTTG GACAGAGTAGGCGGTTTCAACCAAATAAACCTTTGACAAAGGCACAAGCAGCAGTGGCATTAATAAGTGGTCGGATGTCCGAAGCAGtttataatgaaatattaaGAGTGGAAGCTGATAATTCTTCAAGGCAAGCTGcactaaaagaaataaggtCTGAATTGCTTGAGAAAGGAGACATAGAGAGGTTTTGGCGTGAGAAGAATAGTGAAGAAAGAACTCGTGGCCTTGAGGTTCAAAAACTATATGTTACTGTTTTACATGATTTGGAACAGGAGAAAACTGTCCAGTTGAAAGCATTGGCAGAATATTTGAAGGAGAGGGCAGCCATGGACTGTCAGAGGCAACTGCTTCTTCATTTGAAGGAAGAGGTTGATGAGATGTCAGAAAGGCTTACATCTGAGAGGGCTATGTATGTAGCTGAGCAGGGTAATCTACAGGAACTACTCGGTGAATTACAGGCCAGGCAGGAAGGGATGCTTGACAAAAAATGTGTACTGGAAGCTGAAATAGAAGCTATTCGAATTCTTag ATCTTGGGTAGAGGATGAAGCTAGGAAAAGCCAAGCCCGTGCTAAAGTTCTCGAGGAGGTAGGAAGAAGGTGGAAATGGGACAACCAAGCCTAA
- the LOC8269501 gene encoding transmembrane ascorbate ferrireductase 2-like codes for MHRFRCLFGWLNEREKAEMGIPVVRFSMMTTLIRVIGLAVLVLVITWTFHFRGGVSLSSTTKDLTLIFNVHPVLLVISLILLNGEAMLAYKTVSGTKSLRKTVHLTIQSVVFLLSVIGVWAAYWFHNLKGVDDFYSLHSWLGLACLFFFSIQWAAGFSTFWYPGGSISSRASLLPWHVFFGIYIYALAIVTAATGFLEKATFLQVHHIISRYSTEALLVNTLGMLIVALGGIVILALVTPMNGKGNAYKPLEYAMQHPSV; via the exons ATGCACCGATTTCGCTGTCTCTTTGGTTGGCTGAATGAGCGAGAGAAAGCAGAAATGGGAATTCCGGTAGTTAGGTTTTCGATGATGACAACGTTAATCAGAGTAATTGGATTGGCAGTCTTAGTATTGGTTATAACATGGACTTTTCACTTCAGGGGCGGCGTGTCTCTCTCCTCTACTACCAAAGATCTCACTCTCATCTTCAAT GTCCATCCTGTACTGCTGGTGATCagtcttattttattaaatggcGAAG CCATGCTAGCATACAAGACAGTCTCTGGAACTAAAAGCTTGAGAAAGACAGTGCATTTGACAATACAATCTGTAGTGTTTTTATTGAGTGTGATCGGTGTATGGGCTGCTTATTGGTTCCACAATTTAAAGGGCGTTGATGATTTCTACAGTCTGCATTCATGGCTTGGTCTTGcttgtttgttctttttcaGCATCCAG TGGGCTGCTGGCTTTTCAACCTTTTGGTATCCTGGTGGTTCCATAAGCAGCAGAGCTTCTTTACTTCCGTGGCATGTGTTTTTTGGGATATACATATATGCACTTGCAATTGTCACTGCTGCTACTGGATTTCTGGAGAAGGCCACATTCTTACAGGTCCATCATATAATCTCACGTTACTCCACTGAGGCACTGTTGGTGAATACTTTAGGTATGCTAATTGTTGCTCTCGGAGGTATAGTGATTCTTGCTCTCGTAACACCCATGAATGGGAAAGGAAATGCCTATAAACCACTAGAGTATGCAATGCAACATCCATCTGTTTAA
- the LOC107261663 gene encoding probable transmembrane ascorbate ferrireductase 4 → MTRVSTSLFPLLFFARISGLIVAALVISWALLFKSSFLPQSSSHEDLIYAVLHPLLMVIGFILLSGEAILVHRWLPGSGNLKKSVHLCLQGVALASGIFGIWTKFQGKDGIVANFFSLHSWMGLICISLFGAQWLMGFLSFWHRGEMRTVRLRVLPWHIFLGLYTYGLAVATAETGLLEKLTFLQTNRNVSKRSTESMVVNSLGLGLALLSGMVIFAAVSPKRQSLHSKIMYSESDTKCLSS, encoded by the exons ATGACCAGAGTCTCTACTTCTCTTTTTCCACTCCTCTTCTTTGCAAGAATTTCAGGTCTCATAGTTGCAGCTTTGGTCATTTCTTGGGCTCTTCTTTTCAAGTCCAGCTTTCTGCCTCAATCTTCCTCTCATGAAGACCTCATTTATGCT GTTCTCCACCCCTTGCTAATGGTGATTGGTTTTATTCTCCTTAGTGGAGAAG CAATTCTGGTACACAGATGGTTGCCTGGTTCAggaaatttaaagaaatcaGTGCATTTGTGTCTTCAAGGAGTGGCTTTGGCTTCTGGGATATTTGGTATTTGGACAAAATTTCAAGGCAAAGATGGGATTGTGGCTAATTTCTTTAGTCTGCATTCTTGGATGGGTTTAATCTGCATTAGCTTGTTTGGAGCTCAG TGGTTGATGGGTTTCTTGAGCTTTTGGCACAGAGGGGAGATGCGAACAGTGCGGTTAAGGGTATTGCCATGGCACATATTTCTTGGTCTTTACACTTATGGCTTAGCAGTGGCGACAGCGGAAACAGGGCTACTAGAAAAATTGACATTCTTGCAAACAAATAGAAATGTGTCTAAACGATCCACAGAATCCATGGTTGTAAATAGTTTAGGATTAGGGTTGGCATTGCTCAGTGGGATGGTAATATTTGCTGCAGTTTCTCCTAAGCGCCAGAGTCTTCATAGTAAAATTATGTACTCTGAATCAGATACTAAGTGCTTGTCTTCgtga
- the LOC8269500 gene encoding clavaminate synthase-like protein At3g21360, with protein MEFSCKYFKVGKCEGEKVVDGETMPLVLQPSEPDKNGLESLVLALKTNKDWFEQMIIKNSAVLLRGFDVKKAEDFNDIIEAFDWDDIRYVGPAPRTHIYKRVWTANEGPLSEFIYYHHEMVLIKESPLKVVLFCEIPPPEGGQTPFVPSFKVTERMLEEFPKEVEEMEAKGLKYTFSAPSNNNTGSMRGRGWEDAFGTSDPAEAERRAKALGMDMEWMADGGVKTRLGPRPLTRVFDGRKGRRMWFNTVVGMHGKELSSATMADGTEIPEHVVKRCEQIIEEESIQFKWETGDVLFLDNLALLHGRRPSLPPRKVLVATCK; from the exons atggaattcAGTTGCAAGTACTTCAAGGTAGGCAAATGCGAAGGAGAAAAGGTGGTGGATGGTGAGACCATGCCGCTGGTGCTACAACCATCAGAACCTGACAAAAATGGCTTGGAATCACTCGTTTTGGCTCTAAAGACTAACAAGGATTGGTTCGAACAGATGATAATCAAGAATAGTGCTGTCCTGCTTCGAGGATTTGACGTGAAAAAAGCTGAggattttaatgatattattgAAGCTTTTGATTGGGATGATATTCGTTATGTAGGGCCTGCACCGAGGACGCATATATATAAGCGAGTGTGGACTGCAAATGAAGGTCCCCTGTCAGAATTCATTTACTACCACCATGAAATGGTTTTG ATAAAAGAAAGTCCCTTGAAAGTAGTGCTTTTCTGTGAGATACCACCACCAGAGGGAGGACAGACACCATTTGTTCCAAGCTTCAAAGTTACAGAAAGGATGCTAGAAGAGTTCCCAAAAGAAGTGGAAGAAATGGAGGCAAAAGGGCTAAAATACACATTTTCAGCTCCTAGCAATAATAATACAGGATCCATGAGGGGCAGAGGCTGGGAGGATGCTTTTGGAACATCAGACCCTGCAGAGGCTGAGAGAAG GGCAAAAGCTCTAGGAATGGATATGGAGTGGATGGCTGATGGAGGGGTGAAGACAAGACTAGGTCCACGGCCATTAACAAGGGTGTTTGAtggaagaaaaggaagaagaatgTGGTTCAACACAGTAGTCGGGATGCATGGGAAGGAGCTGAGCTCAGCCACGATGGCAGATGGAACAGAAATACCAGAACATGTTGTAAAGAGATGTGAACAGATCATTGAAGAAGAAAGCATACAGTTCAAGTGGGAGACAGGTGATGTTCTATTCCTTGATAACTTGGCTCTGCTTCATGGTAGAAGGCCTTCTTTGCCACCAAGAAAAGTGCTTGTTGCCACATGCAAGTAA